CCATAATGAGTAAATTAGCATCCAGACCTCCACCGACCGTATCGACAATACCACCTAATGTCGGTAGTAATGTAGGAAACACAACGCCGATGGCCGAGGAGAACCAGGACATTACCGCCGATGCGGATCCAAATATCCCTGCTGCAGTGCCCGGTGTCATCATTGCTGCCAAGGAGTCGGACAATAGCTTAATTCCTCCCGTACTAATGACCAATTTCATCAAAACACCGACACCACACACGAGAATAAGGGTACTCCACGGAACACTTGCGAACGCTTTCTTTTCATCAGCAACCTTAATAATCAGCAACAGCATGGAGACTAGAAAGGAGGCGAGCCCGACGTCCATTTTCAGTAGAATGACAAGTAAAACCATGATGACAACACTGGTCAACGCAATAAAATGATTTTTCGTGAAGGGTTCAACATGTTTATCTGCTAATTCTCCAGACCCATGTTTCACTTTCCACCCCTTGTAACACCCAAACACAACGAGTGCGAGGATAACGCTTCCGGCAAATGTACCGAGCAGCAATGATGGAAAGGATACATGTAAATCTTGATCTTGCGCAATTTTATTAATCAATACGCCTTCAGGCGTGATCGGTGTAAATCTCCCCGAATACGTCCCTAAATTCCCGATCATCAGCATCATAACCGGGTGATATCCTGTTTCCTTCGCTAGCGGAACAGCCATCGCTGCTGCAAATGCCATTGCGGGAACACAACCAGGACCGATCGCAGCGACGATGTATCCCATAGCGAATACCAGAATTGGGGCGGCCCATATTTGTTTACCTAAACGGTTTACGACTCGTCTCATAACTAGCCCAATAGCCCCATTTTCCTGAATAATACCGAAGAAGAGCGTAACCCCTAACAAGGTCATAAATAGTGAGGAACTAAAACCGCTAACGATCTCCTTCCCCGTAAAATCACCTGAAGCGTACCCCAGTACCGTAGCAGCTGCAATCGCCAGCAGACCTACATTTTTCTTCAATAAAAATCCACCTATAATAACGATGAACAGCAATATTAGTGCAACTAAGCCCATATCCATACCGTTCTCCACCTTTGCTAATGTGTAAGCCCCATGTGAACCGTTATGCTTATCTCATCATATTAATTCTGCGTGACCACACAAGGATTCTCAGGAATCATGATGTGATGCCCACTAAAATCACCTTCTACGACGGATTTCGTATATTTTGCTGTTGCTAGCAGCTTGTTGAAATCAATTCCAGTCTCGTATCCACATTTATTCAGCATGTAAACAAGATCCTCACTGGACGTGTTACCAGTTGCACCAGGTGCAAATGGACAACCACCCAGTCCGCCAACCGTTGTCTGAATACTATCGGCCCCACACTGTAGAGCAACATAGCTGTTCAGGATCCCCATATTTCTGGTGTCGTGAATGTGGACATTAAATTCCACACCAGGAAACTCTCGCTTAACTGTACAGAATACGTTCTCCACAATTGTCGGGTATGCCAATCCCACCGTATCGCATAATGTAAACGCATGTATGCCTATATCATGTAGCTTCCCAATCAGCTCAAGTAGTGCATCAATCGACATCTCTCCTTCAAAAGGGCACCCGAATACCGTGGCAATGTCTTGCGTAATCCTCAGATCAGGGAACTCCTCCCTGATCCTCTTAATCTCCTCCAATGATTGTTCATGCGTTCTTTTTACATTCGCCAGATTATGAGACACGCTCAAGGATATAACGGGTGTGATCTCCTTTAAGCCTGCTTCTGCCGCTGCCTTGGCACCATACAGATTAGGAACTAGACCAAAAAATTCAACTTCTGGATATTGCTCAATAGCTTTTCGTGCGATGTATGCCGTATCTTTCATTTGAACGATCGCTTTAGGGCTGACGAAAGAACCAATCTGGATTTTTTTGAAGCCTGCTTGAACAAGGCCATCGACAATGTTCAGCTTGATTCCTGTTGGAATAAATGACTTCACATTTTGAAACCCATCTCTAGGGCCGATTTCGACAAGCTTGACTGTTTTATTCATGCTTGATCTCCCACCCTTCCTAGTAGACGCCGGCTACGCCGAGCAAATTGAACTCATCTT
This window of the Paenibacillus sp. FSL R10-2734 genome carries:
- a CDS encoding SLC13 family permease, whose protein sequence is MDMGLVALILLFIVIIGGFLLKKNVGLLAIAAATVLGYASGDFTGKEIVSGFSSSLFMTLLGVTLFFGIIQENGAIGLVMRRVVNRLGKQIWAAPILVFAMGYIVAAIGPGCVPAMAFAAAMAVPLAKETGYHPVMMLMIGNLGTYSGRFTPITPEGVLINKIAQDQDLHVSFPSLLLGTFAGSVILALVVFGCYKGWKVKHGSGELADKHVEPFTKNHFIALTSVVIMVLLVILLKMDVGLASFLVSMLLLIIKVADEKKAFASVPWSTLILVCGVGVLMKLVISTGGIKLLSDSLAAMMTPGTAAGIFGSASAVMSWFSSAIGVVFPTLLPTLGGIVDTVGGGLDANLLIMVMALFASVAGISSASTGGAIIMGAIAGDKHFNVKYPSAQLFIQLLLWAIAFIAILAALAFVGVFNLFLVS
- a CDS encoding hydroxymethylglutaryl-CoA lyase, with the protein product MNKTVKLVEIGPRDGFQNVKSFIPTGIKLNIVDGLVQAGFKKIQIGSFVSPKAIVQMKDTAYIARKAIEQYPEVEFFGLVPNLYGAKAAAEAGLKEITPVISLSVSHNLANVKRTHEQSLEEIKRIREEFPDLRITQDIATVFGCPFEGEMSIDALLELIGKLHDIGIHAFTLCDTVGLAYPTIVENVFCTVKREFPGVEFNVHIHDTRNMGILNSYVALQCGADSIQTTVGGLGGCPFAPGATGNTSSEDLVYMLNKCGYETGIDFNKLLATAKYTKSVVEGDFSGHHIMIPENPCVVTQN